From the Paraburkholderia sp. PREW-6R genome, one window contains:
- the rnhA gene encoding ribonuclease HI — MTANTIDIYTDGACKGNPGPGGWGALLRFGDQEKELFGGEANTTNNRMELMGVIAALEALKRPCKAVVHTDSQYVQKGISEWIHGWKKKGWITAAKQPVKNADLWKRLDALVAQHEIEWRWVRGHNGHPENERADQLANRGVASLTQM, encoded by the coding sequence ATGACTGCCAACACGATCGACATTTATACCGACGGCGCCTGCAAGGGCAACCCCGGCCCTGGCGGCTGGGGCGCGCTGCTGCGCTTCGGCGACCAGGAAAAGGAATTGTTCGGCGGCGAAGCCAACACCACCAACAATCGGATGGAGCTGATGGGGGTAATCGCCGCGCTCGAAGCATTGAAGCGCCCGTGCAAAGCGGTCGTGCACACCGACTCGCAATACGTGCAAAAAGGCATCAGCGAATGGATTCACGGCTGGAAGAAGAAAGGCTGGATCACGGCCGCGAAGCAGCCGGTGAAAAACGCCGACCTGTGGAAACGGCTCGACGCGCTCGTCGCGCAGCACGAGATCGAGTGGCGCTGGGTGCGCGGCCACAACGGTCATCCGGAAAACGAGCGGGCCGACCAGTTGGCCAATCGTGGCGTCGCATCGCTCACGCAGATGTGA
- the dnaQ gene encoding DNA polymerase III subunit epsilon, translating to MRQLILDTETTGLNARTGDRILELGCVELVNRRLTGNNLHFYINPERDSDPGALAVHGLTTEFLSDKPKFAEIADQFRDFIQGADLIIHNAPFDIGFLDAEFSLLGLPPVSTYCGEIIDTLARAKQMFPGKRNSLDALCDRFGISNAHRTLHGALLDSELLAEVYLAMTRGQESLVIDMLGESHGAGDANAPRVAIASLDLIVIAASDDELAAHQAVLDGLDKAIKGTSVWRVEPTLATHEQTA from the coding sequence ATGCGTCAACTCATTCTCGACACCGAAACCACCGGCCTGAACGCGCGCACAGGCGACCGGATTCTCGAACTCGGCTGCGTGGAACTGGTGAATCGCCGCTTGACCGGCAACAACCTGCACTTCTACATCAACCCGGAGCGCGACAGCGATCCGGGCGCGCTCGCCGTGCACGGCCTGACCACCGAATTTCTCAGCGACAAGCCGAAGTTCGCCGAGATCGCCGACCAGTTCCGCGACTTCATCCAGGGCGCGGACCTGATCATTCACAACGCGCCGTTCGACATCGGCTTTCTCGACGCCGAATTCTCGCTGCTTGGCTTGCCGCCGGTGAGCACCTACTGCGGCGAGATCATCGACACGCTCGCGCGCGCCAAGCAGATGTTCCCGGGCAAGCGCAATTCGCTCGACGCGCTGTGCGACCGCTTCGGCATCAGCAATGCACACCGCACGCTGCACGGCGCACTGCTCGACTCGGAACTGCTCGCCGAGGTTTATCTGGCAATGACGCGCGGCCAGGAAAGTCTTGTCATCGACATGCTCGGCGAGTCGCATGGCGCGGGTGATGCGAACGCGCCGCGCGTCGCGATTGCGTCGCTCGATCTGATCGTGATTGCCGCCAGCGACGATGAACTCGCCGCCCATCAGGCCGTGCTCGATGGCCTCGATAAAGCGATCAAGGGTACGAGCGTCTGGCGTGTCGAGCCGACCCTCGCTACGCATGAGCAAACCGCTTAA